The Antennarius striatus isolate MH-2024 chromosome 11, ASM4005453v1, whole genome shotgun sequence genome window below encodes:
- the znf503 gene encoding zinc finger protein 503 yields the protein MITSPSASALKNSDICVAWESSSSRNNSSASINKPFLHSAPPSDPLRQANRLPIKLLKMLTARSGHILHPEYLQPLPSTPVSPIELDAKKSPLALLAQTCSQIGKPDPPPSSKLSSVTQNGSSEKESKSGPLKMSDIGVDDKSSFKPYSKPSDKKDSSSGVSSAEKSGFRVPSATCQPFTPRTGSPLSSTSASPMPSDGKCGDRDEKKDSDSNKNGSTDGSGTTSHSRISVSCGGINVEVNQHQETTPGTKTTSSSESPSVTSVSSASVLGSGLVAPVSPYKPGQTVFPLPPAGMTYPGSLAGAYAGYPQHFLPHGGSLVNAQLASSLGCSKAGSSPLAGASPPSIMSASLCRDPYCLSYHCASHLAGAASASCTHDSAAAAAANALKSSYPLMYPTHPIHGVHSSAPSFSGHPLYPYGFMLPNDPLPHVCNWVSANGPCDKRFSTSEELLNHLRTHTAFTGAEKLISGYPGSSSLASAAAAAMACHMHMPPSGPPGSPGTLALRSPHHALGLSSRYHPYSKSPLPTPGAPVPVPAATGPYYSPYALYGQRLTTASALGYQ from the exons ATGATCACGTCGCCCTCGGCGTCTGCCCTGAAAAATAGTGATATCTGTGTAGCCTGGGAAAGCAGCAGTTCTCGGAATAACAGCTCAGCGAGCATCAACAAGCCTTTTCTCCACTCTGCACCTCCATCTGATCCACTACGGCAAGCAAACAGACTTCCCATCAAGCTTTTGAAAATGCTTACCGCACGATCGGGACACATTTTGCACCCGGAGTATCTGCAGCCTTTACCTTCTACCCCGGTTAGTCCCATAGAG CTAGATGCCAAGAAAAGTCCTTTGGCTCTGCTGGCGCAGACGTGCTCTCAGATCGGCAAACCGGACCCACCGCCCTCCTCCAAACTATCCTCCGTAACACAAAATGGATCTAGTGAGAAGGAGTCTAAATCGGGTCCTTTGAAAATGAGTGACATCGGTGTGGACGACAAGTCTAGCTTCAAACCATATTCTAAACCGTCCGATAAGAAGGACTCGTCCTCGGGCGTCTCAAGCGCAGAGAAGTCTGGTTTCCGAGTGCCGAGCGCCACCTGCCAGCCGTTCACGCCGCGGACAGGCAGCCCCCTCTCCAGCACCTCCGCCTCTCCCATGCCATCGGATGGGAAATGTGGGGACAGGGATGAAAAGAAGGACTCTGATAGTAATAAAAACGGCTCTACGGACGGCTCTGGCACCACTAGTCACAGCAGGATAAGTGTGAGTTGCGGTGGAATTAACGTGGAGGTCAACCAACACCAGGAGACGACGCCCGGCACTAAAACCACCTCCTCCTCGGAGTCTCCGTCAGTAACTTCTGTATCCTCCGCATCCGTTCTCGGGTCAGGACTCGTGGCGCCAGTTTCTCCTTACAAACCTGGACAAACAGTTTTCCCTTTGCCTCCTGCTGGCATGACCTACCCAGGAAGCTTGGCTGGGGCCTATGCTGGTTACCCTCAACATTTCCTGCCCCACGGAGGGAGCTTGGTTAACGCACAGCTGGCCAGTTCACTGGGCTGCAGCAAGGCTGGGTCCAGCCCTCTGGCTGGGGCTTCTCCCCCGTCCATCATGTCAGCAAGCCTGTGCAGAGACCCTTATTGCCTCAGTTACCATTGTGCCAGTCACTTAGCGGGTGCAGCAAGTGCTTCCTGCACGCACGACTCTGCCGCTGCGGCGGCCGCGAACGCCCTGAAATCCAGCTACCCACTCATGTACCCGACACACCCCATCCATGGCGTTCATTCATCGGCACCATCATTTAGCGGACACCCCCTGTATCCATATGGTTTCATGCTCCCAAACGACCCTCTACCCCACGTTTGTAATTGGGTCTCGGCAAATGGACCGTGCGACAAGCGTTTCTCCACGTCAGAGGAGCTCCTGAATCACCTTAGGACACACACCGCTTTTACCGGGGCGGAGAAGTTGATATCTGGGTATCCCGGGTCCTCGTCACTGGCCAGCGCCGCAGCAGCGGCTATGGCCTGCCATATGCACATGCCACCGTCAGGTCCCCCCGGAAGCCCCGGAACCTTGGCTCTAAGGAGCCCGCATCACGCGTTAGGACTCAGCAGTCGTTACCACCCGTACTCTAAAAGCCCCCTGCCCACTCCAGGGGCCCCCGTTCCTGTCCCGGCTGCCACCGGCCCTTACTACTCCCCTTACGCATTGTACGGCCAGAGACTCACCACAGCATCCGCGCTGGGATACcagtga